One stretch of Roseimicrobium sp. ORNL1 DNA includes these proteins:
- a CDS encoding methyltransferase domain-containing protein, producing the protein MDTQNKLPDGFEKPTSLPTDHDAQKRWQDQNRTWWEKNPMRYDWNEEIGGAEREREFFLEIDRRHFSDAARYSPPRSKPFDELIPYDNLKEADVLEIGVGNGSHAQLIAPHCRSYTGIDLTEYAITSTRRRFQLWDLKGDIRRMDAENLEFPDASFDFIWTWGVIHHSANTEKILSEMNRVLRPGGKAVVMVYHRSFLYYYIFNGFFRGVLAGGFLKTPSLHRLVQLSTDGAIARFYSIEEWKKLVSPYFKVTKTQIKGQKSEILPLPPGRVKNAITKIVPDSLARLVVNTCKQGSFLITHLEKI; encoded by the coding sequence AAAGCCGACTTCTCTACCAACGGATCACGATGCCCAGAAGCGCTGGCAGGATCAAAACCGCACCTGGTGGGAGAAGAACCCCATGCGCTACGATTGGAACGAAGAGATCGGCGGCGCCGAACGCGAACGTGAGTTTTTCCTCGAAATCGACCGTCGTCACTTTTCAGATGCCGCGAGGTATTCACCGCCACGGTCGAAGCCTTTCGATGAGTTGATCCCGTACGACAATCTCAAAGAGGCCGATGTGCTGGAAATCGGCGTGGGCAACGGAAGCCATGCGCAACTCATCGCGCCGCACTGCCGCTCCTACACCGGCATTGACCTCACAGAGTATGCGATTACCAGCACACGCCGGAGATTCCAGCTGTGGGATCTGAAGGGGGACATCCGCAGGATGGATGCGGAGAATCTCGAATTTCCCGATGCTTCTTTCGACTTCATCTGGACATGGGGTGTGATCCACCACTCCGCGAACACCGAAAAAATCCTGAGCGAGATGAACCGTGTGCTCCGCCCGGGAGGCAAGGCCGTGGTGATGGTTTACCACAGAAGCTTCCTCTACTATTACATCTTCAATGGTTTCTTCCGGGGGGTGCTCGCCGGTGGATTTCTCAAGACTCCCTCACTGCACCGTCTCGTGCAACTCTCAACGGACGGCGCCATTGCAAGATTCTACTCCATTGAAGAATGGAAAAAACTTGTCAGCCCCTACTTCAAGGTGACGAAGACCCAGATCAAGGGCCAGAAATCTGAAATCCTCCCCCTTCCACCGGGTCGGGTGAAGAATGCGATCACCAAGATCGTGCCGGACTCCCTTGCCCGCCTGGTGGTGAATACATGCAAGCAGGGGTCGTTCCTCATCACGCATCTGGAGAAGATCTGA
- a CDS encoding glycosyltransferase family 4 protein, with product MGSPVVDIAILTHFLSPYQAELFNEISNAGHFSIRVHYLHRSHHTRYWSSLNLSHQAVFLREDTKALSDAMRDFETARLAILNYYNERMAQKLIHCRSKTGLPWVFWGERPRHHFYYLASRMYRHLRLRALHQSNAPIWGIGRLAVDGYRREFGPRRTYANIPYFSNLERFSRSAGSASARPNRERTILYSGSLIPRKGVDHVAAAFARIIREGLSAKLIVLGSGPLEQMMREHLASCMDRVEFVGFRDWETLPDLYAVSDILCVPSRYDGWGLVVPEGLAAGLPVISTTQTGSAMEFIQPGHNGWLVPPDNEDAVYRAMRQAVTLTDEQWREMSSLAVRSVASHTLAHGAQRFITAALDAIESWKGSPAPGRKLAARVLP from the coding sequence ATGGGTTCTCCCGTCGTCGACATCGCCATCCTCACTCATTTTCTCTCTCCTTATCAGGCAGAGCTGTTCAATGAGATTTCGAATGCCGGGCATTTCTCCATTCGGGTGCACTACCTGCACCGCAGCCACCACACACGGTACTGGAGCAGCTTGAACCTTTCGCATCAGGCAGTCTTCCTCCGAGAAGACACCAAGGCGCTCAGCGACGCCATGCGTGATTTCGAAACAGCACGGCTCGCCATCCTGAACTACTACAATGAGCGGATGGCTCAGAAACTGATCCACTGCCGGAGCAAGACGGGGCTGCCCTGGGTCTTCTGGGGGGAAAGACCCCGCCATCACTTCTATTATCTCGCCAGCCGCATGTATCGCCATTTGCGGTTGCGGGCCCTGCATCAGAGCAATGCTCCCATCTGGGGCATTGGACGACTCGCGGTGGACGGATACCGTCGTGAGTTCGGCCCGCGCCGCACCTACGCAAACATCCCGTACTTTTCGAACCTCGAGCGGTTCAGCCGGAGCGCCGGCAGCGCATCGGCACGGCCCAATCGCGAGCGCACGATCCTCTATTCAGGTTCCCTCATTCCGCGCAAGGGGGTCGATCATGTGGCAGCCGCCTTTGCGCGCATCATTCGTGAAGGACTTTCAGCGAAACTGATTGTGCTCGGTTCAGGACCACTCGAGCAGATGATGCGAGAGCACCTTGCCTCGTGCATGGACCGCGTCGAGTTCGTGGGCTTCCGGGATTGGGAGACGCTTCCAGACTTGTACGCCGTTTCGGACATTCTCTGTGTGCCATCCCGCTATGATGGGTGGGGTCTGGTGGTGCCCGAGGGTCTGGCTGCAGGTTTGCCAGTGATCAGCACGACCCAAACGGGTTCAGCCATGGAGTTCATCCAGCCTGGACACAATGGCTGGCTGGTACCGCCAGACAATGAGGATGCAGTGTACCGGGCCATGCGCCAGGCAGTCACGCTCACGGATGAGCAGTGGCGGGAAATGTCCAGCCTCGCGGTCCGGTCGGTGGCGTCGCATACCCTCGCTCACGGTGCCCAGCGTTTCATCACCGCAGCCCTTGATGCCATCGAGTCTTGGAAGGGCTCGCCTGCACCCGGTCGCAAGTTGGCCGCGCGAGTTCTTCCATAA
- the asnB gene encoding asparagine synthase (glutamine-hydrolyzing) has protein sequence MCGIAGILTTQPGSADLERVLLQTQKELRHRGPDDAGLWIQPASIAAFSHNRLSILDLSSAGHQPMSTPDGALTITFNGEIFNFLELRASLERDGIQFQSHSDTEVILRLYEKHGRDCVKQLRGMYAFAIWDERDRSCFIARDPFGIKPLYFAQSAGTFIFASELRPLLSSGLVPRHIDSAALARYFLTGSMPEPHTAVDAIKLLEAGTTLIWKDGQVQQHRWWNFHFASGESSITREEAIRTTRAALVDSVEHHFVSDVPVGVFLSGGIDSTALLALAHASGRRNIQTFSIGVDDSSRDESRMARRTAEHFGTRHTEMRLDADKARELFREFLNAVDQPTIDGFNTFTVSALAREQGIKVVLSGLGGDEMFAGYPSFNKLPSLDRVSKALGPFKGIAGQALQMLSGHPPLVRLGSALCDGGTLPQLYDAFRGIFSSRHARVLARHLTGEEPPRVPDSSRDETPATPSPRDAVSVLEMSRYMRNQLLRDSDVMSMAHGLELRVPLLDVSLFHAVSSIPAQYRLEQGKQLLLAAVPEIPDWIRNRPKGGFLFPYEQWLASPDWRALFEKELGDIPVPLTNWYQRWSIFVFKRWRAAVGL, from the coding sequence ATGTGCGGCATCGCGGGAATTCTTACCACGCAACCAGGATCGGCGGATCTTGAGCGCGTGCTGCTCCAAACACAAAAGGAACTGCGCCATCGTGGCCCCGACGACGCGGGCTTGTGGATTCAGCCGGCGTCCATCGCTGCGTTCTCGCACAACAGGCTTTCCATTCTGGACCTCAGTTCGGCAGGGCACCAGCCCATGTCCACCCCCGACGGGGCACTGACGATCACGTTCAACGGCGAAATCTTCAATTTCCTCGAACTCCGCGCGTCGCTGGAGCGTGACGGCATCCAGTTCCAGTCCCACAGCGACACCGAAGTCATCCTGCGTCTGTATGAAAAGCATGGCAGGGACTGTGTGAAGCAGCTCCGCGGCATGTACGCATTCGCGATTTGGGACGAGCGCGACCGTTCCTGCTTCATCGCCCGCGACCCCTTTGGCATCAAGCCCCTCTACTTCGCACAGTCGGCGGGTACATTCATCTTTGCTTCGGAACTGCGTCCCTTGTTAAGCAGCGGCCTCGTGCCCAGACACATCGACTCCGCGGCACTGGCCCGGTATTTTCTCACTGGCTCCATGCCTGAGCCGCACACCGCAGTCGATGCGATCAAACTGCTCGAAGCCGGCACGACCTTGATCTGGAAAGACGGTCAAGTGCAGCAACACCGCTGGTGGAATTTCCACTTTGCATCCGGCGAGTCCAGCATCACGCGCGAAGAAGCCATCCGCACCACACGCGCGGCGCTGGTCGATAGTGTCGAGCATCATTTCGTGAGCGACGTCCCCGTCGGCGTGTTCCTCAGCGGGGGCATCGACTCCACGGCTCTCCTTGCTCTGGCCCATGCCAGTGGTCGCCGGAACATCCAGACCTTTTCCATCGGCGTCGATGATTCGTCCCGGGATGAAAGCCGCATGGCTCGCCGCACTGCGGAACATTTCGGCACCAGACATACAGAAATGCGCCTGGATGCAGACAAGGCCCGGGAGCTGTTTCGCGAATTCCTCAATGCCGTCGACCAACCCACCATTGATGGTTTCAACACCTTCACGGTCTCGGCGCTCGCGCGTGAGCAGGGCATCAAGGTAGTGCTGAGTGGCCTTGGCGGCGACGAGATGTTTGCCGGCTATCCCAGCTTCAATAAGTTGCCGTCTCTCGATCGAGTCTCGAAAGCACTAGGCCCATTCAAGGGCATCGCCGGCCAGGCCTTGCAAATGCTGAGTGGTCACCCCCCGCTCGTCCGGCTGGGTTCTGCGCTGTGTGACGGTGGAACCCTGCCTCAACTGTATGACGCCTTCCGCGGAATCTTCTCAAGCAGGCACGCAAGAGTACTCGCGCGTCATCTCACCGGAGAAGAACCTCCTCGCGTTCCGGACTCCTCCAGGGACGAAACGCCTGCGACGCCATCTCCACGAGATGCCGTCAGCGTTCTCGAAATGAGCCGCTACATGCGCAATCAACTCCTGAGAGACAGTGATGTGATGAGCATGGCACACGGGTTGGAGTTGCGGGTGCCCCTGTTGGACGTCTCCCTATTCCACGCCGTTTCCTCCATCCCTGCGCAATATCGTCTGGAGCAGGGAAAGCAACTGCTCCTCGCAGCCGTGCCCGAGATTCCAGACTGGATCCGCAATCGTCCCAAGGGCGGTTTCCTCTTCCCGTACGAGCAGTGGCTCGCTTCGCCAGATTGGCGTGCCCTCTTTGAGAAGGAACTGGGTGACATCCCCGTGCCTCTCACGAACTGGTACCAGCGCTGGAGCATCTTTGTCTTCAAACGCTGGCGCGCCGCCGTCGGCCTTTGA
- a CDS encoding glycosyltransferase, translating into MRVLHVIPSLDKRDGGPSIALPLMARSLIRQGVSVDIVATLDPAEASERNITFGEPLDLGGFTVRYFKRQTHFYKASMPMLRWLSDNVGNYDVVHNHAVFSFAPLAGAFCARRARVPYIIRPLGLLNHWGLENRRKVLKKLSLRLFDLPALRHAAAIHFTSDREQSEAAALALATKSVVIPIGIDAEPFETLPGPQRFLEKFPAAAGKRILLFMSRIDPKKGIELLLQAFARTCAKTSDIMLVVVGSGTETYEASLKHLAAELNLGNRVLWTGFLDGEDKLSVLSAAEIYFLPSYSENFGIALVEAMAAGLPCIATSHVAIAEDAAKHGAVIQVPSEVDAIAQATDRLLANPSEGQHLARQAALYTRQHLSLPAMGRALKSLYQELLSEATTPDKGIATLPTTS; encoded by the coding sequence GTGCGCGTTCTGCACGTCATTCCCTCCCTTGATAAGCGCGACGGAGGGCCCAGCATTGCCCTTCCGCTCATGGCCCGGAGCCTGATTCGGCAGGGGGTATCCGTGGACATTGTCGCCACGCTGGATCCAGCGGAGGCCTCCGAACGAAACATCACCTTTGGCGAGCCCCTGGATCTGGGTGGATTTACGGTACGCTACTTCAAACGCCAGACGCATTTCTACAAGGCATCCATGCCCATGCTGCGATGGCTGTCGGACAACGTGGGAAACTACGACGTCGTTCACAATCACGCCGTTTTTTCTTTCGCTCCATTGGCGGGGGCATTTTGTGCGCGTCGCGCGCGAGTCCCTTACATCATCCGCCCTCTTGGTCTTCTCAATCACTGGGGCCTGGAGAACCGCAGAAAAGTCCTGAAGAAACTGTCTCTCCGCCTCTTCGATCTTCCGGCTCTACGCCATGCTGCGGCCATCCATTTCACCAGTGACCGAGAGCAATCCGAGGCCGCCGCGCTGGCTCTGGCCACAAAAAGTGTGGTGATCCCCATCGGGATCGATGCCGAGCCTTTTGAGACTCTGCCCGGCCCGCAAAGGTTCCTGGAGAAATTTCCCGCAGCCGCCGGAAAACGGATTCTGCTCTTCATGTCCCGGATTGATCCCAAGAAGGGCATCGAACTGCTGCTTCAGGCCTTTGCAAGGACCTGTGCGAAGACGAGTGACATCATGCTCGTCGTCGTAGGCAGTGGCACCGAGACCTACGAGGCAAGCCTCAAGCACCTGGCCGCGGAGCTGAATCTCGGAAATCGTGTGCTCTGGACTGGCTTCCTGGATGGGGAGGACAAGCTCTCCGTCCTTTCCGCAGCTGAGATTTACTTCCTGCCGTCTTATTCAGAGAACTTTGGCATCGCGCTCGTGGAGGCGATGGCGGCCGGACTTCCATGTATAGCCACATCGCATGTTGCCATCGCAGAAGATGCCGCCAAGCACGGCGCTGTGATTCAGGTTCCGAGCGAAGTGGATGCGATTGCGCAGGCAACAGATCGCCTCCTTGCGAATCCCTCTGAAGGGCAGCATCTGGCGCGACAGGCAGCGCTCTACACGCGGCAGCACCTCTCCCTTCCAGCCATGGGAAGAGCACTGAAATCTCTCTACCAAGAACTATTGAGCGAAGCCACGACCCCGGACAAAGGCATCGCAACGCTCCCGACCACTTCATGA